The following proteins are encoded in a genomic region of Montipora foliosa isolate CH-2021 chromosome 10, ASM3666993v2, whole genome shotgun sequence:
- the LOC137974324 gene encoding uncharacterized protein isoform X2: MKLLKREADQVLKCIFQKGNAEGQDNTEIDLKDYTATVRYLEQLQETSIKTFTAELQKSGAEILEQKSSMYESGRGLYGQTPAGLKICNLEASVRASRLRGYSQYNSFNQGEIDSGAEDEPRMISAVSKRAAQFEYHYADHKTHSGMSTKESVNFINANNTQNGFTAKNSAGPFPPAVVSNCLSPSLQNCSTSLGMNPLAGLTELAEKANFVSELSQNGVAVSRFSSQPSRGQLNGQAVQYGFPEAPRSRSWSGSTPEPAANFFSGRQQAFQGGDNFSPSLSTGSSVFSDSDLGSPCPPTRARQHFFPQSVNESDSELRDLSPTTETNPFERSSGGFSNYSQRSFANYRLWSNQAESASPNVTLVPNPRGKLSQLFKSGSRTKSEEILKDHLQNFGKFLPSEGGKEQEKTPQNDIEDSWSSEEEIKETKKTAVKSSAKESSASASEENTLFPCKWIGCDGVYSERDDLVRHIEKVHIDQRKADDLYICYWKDCSRQRRAFNARYKLVIHMRVHSGEKPNRCTFPGCNKAFSRLENLKIHMRSHTGEKPYLCQHLGCPKAFSNSSDRAKHQRTHQDTKPYACQVPGCPKRYTDPSSLRKHFKQHANGKMPQANASGKPKQKPRGNRSSKRDLLSAGVTRPLSEFTYIDEYQARKRQKTLDTLRQTTEKKLALERSFSPFETQRAWYGEALYGPFSPPPLQPVARASTPTLEEEQGSFRYTQMLSTMEIPTFEDTLKPLTSGYST; encoded by the exons GGAAATGCGGAGGGCCAAGACAACACTGAAATTGATTTGAAAGATTATACAGCCACTGTTAGATATCTTGAGCAGCTACAAGAAACGAGCATCAAGACTTTCACAGCAGAACTTCAGAAAAGCGGTGCGGAAATTTTAGAGCAGAAGTCCAGTATGTACGAGTCTGGACGAGGCCTCTACGGACAAACGCCGGCAGGTTTGAAAATATGCAATCTGGAGGCGAGTGTAAGAGCATCGCGATTGCGGGGATACAGTCAATATAATTCATTTAATCAAGGAGAAATAGACTCCGGTGCTGAGGACGAGCCAAGGATGATTTCAGCCGTGTCAAAGAGAGCTGCTCAGTTCGAGTACCATTACGCGGATCACAAAACGCACAGTGGAATGTCCACAAAGGAAAGTGTCAACTTTATAAACGCCAACAACACGCAAAATGGATTTACGGCGAAAAATTCCGCAGGACCGTTCCCTCCAGCTGTTGTCAGCAACTGTTTATCGCCGTCACTTCAGAATTGCTCGACGTCGCTTGGAATGAATCCGTTAGCTGGCTTAACGGAGCTGGCAGAGAAGGCCAACTTCGTGTCTGAACTCTCGCAGAATGGCGTCGCTGTGTCTCGCTTTAGCTCTCAACCGAGCCGCGGTCAATTAAATGGCCAGGCCGTTCAGTACGGCTTCCCAGAAGCACCAAGAAGCCGAAGCTGGTCAGGTTCGACTCCTGAACCAGCAGCTAATTTCTTCAGTGGAAGACAGCAGGCGTTTCAAGGCGGCGACAACTTCTCGCCTTCGCTCTCGACGGGCAGCTCAGTGTTTTCAGACTCCGATCTTGGAAGCCCTTGTCCCCCGACAAGAGCGCGACAACATTTCTTTCCTCAAAGTGTTAACGAGTCAGATTCTGAGCTAAGAGATCTCAGCCCCACGACCGAAACAAATCCATTTGAGCGATCGAGTGGAGGGTTTTCAAACTACAGCCAAAGATCATTTGCAAATTACCGGCTTTGGAGTAACCAAGCTGAATCAGCCTCACCAAATGTCACTTTGGTGCCAAACCCGAGGGGTAAACTATCGCAGCTTTTCAAGTCTGGCAGTCGCACAAAATCAGAGGAAATTCTTAAAGATCATTTACAAAATTTCGGCAAGTTTTTGCCTTCGGAAGGAGGGAAAGAACAGGAGAAAACACCTCAAAATGACATCGAAGATAGCTGGAGTAGCGAAGAAGAAATCAAGGAGACGAAAAAGACAGCAGTGAAATCGAGCGCAAAGGAATCCAGCGCCAGTGCGAGCGAAGAGAACACATTATTCCCTTGTAAATGGATTGGATGTGATGGAGTTTATTCGGAAAGAGATGATTTGGTTCGGCATATCGAAAAGGTCCACATCGACCAGAGAAAAGCGGACGATTTGTATATTTGTTACTGGAAAGATTGCAGCAGGCAGAGACGAGCATTTAACGCGAG ATACAAGCTTGTTATACACATGAGAGTTCACTCTGGGGAGAAGCCAAATCGGTGTACG TTCCCAGGATGTAACAAGGCATTTTCGAGGCTGGAGAACCTAAAAATCCATATGAGATCCCATACTGGTGAGAAGCCATATCTTTGCCAGCATCTTGGCTGTCCAAAAGCTTTCAGCAATTCCTCAGATAGAGCAAAGCATCAAAGGACACATCAGGATACT AAACCATATGCTTGTCAAGTTCCAGGCTGTCCAAAAAGATACACAGATCCAAGTTCCCTAAGAAAGCACTTTAAACAGCATGCAAATGGAAAGATGCCTCAAGCAAATGCAAGTGGAAAG CCCAAACAGAAACCCAGAGGAAACAGGTCATCAAAGAGAGACCTCCTGAGTGCAGGAGTGACAAGACCCCTCTCTGAGTTCACTTACATTGATGAGTATCAGGCAAGAAAGCGGCAGAAGACATTAGACACTCTCAGACAAACAACAGAGAAGAAACTTGCCCTTGAACGTAGCTTTAGTCCTTTTGAAACTCAGAGGGCATGGTATGGAGAGGCACTCTATGGTCCATTCAGCCCACCCCCTTTGCAACCAGTAGCAAGGGCCAGCACACCGACACTTGAAGAGGAACAAGGCTCCTTTCGATACACCCAAATGTTGAGTACGATGGAAATACCAACCTTTGAAGACACTTTAAAACCTCTCACAAGTGGATATTCAACATGA
- the LOC137974324 gene encoding uncharacterized protein isoform X1, protein MTSLGHSGTWCNIQLLGKMQLLDSVQKLGMQGNAEGQDNTEIDLKDYTATVRYLEQLQETSIKTFTAELQKSGAEILEQKSSMYESGRGLYGQTPAGLKICNLEASVRASRLRGYSQYNSFNQGEIDSGAEDEPRMISAVSKRAAQFEYHYADHKTHSGMSTKESVNFINANNTQNGFTAKNSAGPFPPAVVSNCLSPSLQNCSTSLGMNPLAGLTELAEKANFVSELSQNGVAVSRFSSQPSRGQLNGQAVQYGFPEAPRSRSWSGSTPEPAANFFSGRQQAFQGGDNFSPSLSTGSSVFSDSDLGSPCPPTRARQHFFPQSVNESDSELRDLSPTTETNPFERSSGGFSNYSQRSFANYRLWSNQAESASPNVTLVPNPRGKLSQLFKSGSRTKSEEILKDHLQNFGKFLPSEGGKEQEKTPQNDIEDSWSSEEEIKETKKTAVKSSAKESSASASEENTLFPCKWIGCDGVYSERDDLVRHIEKVHIDQRKADDLYICYWKDCSRQRRAFNARYKLVIHMRVHSGEKPNRCTFPGCNKAFSRLENLKIHMRSHTGEKPYLCQHLGCPKAFSNSSDRAKHQRTHQDTKPYACQVPGCPKRYTDPSSLRKHFKQHANGKMPQANASGKPKQKPRGNRSSKRDLLSAGVTRPLSEFTYIDEYQARKRQKTLDTLRQTTEKKLALERSFSPFETQRAWYGEALYGPFSPPPLQPVARASTPTLEEEQGSFRYTQMLSTMEIPTFEDTLKPLTSGYST, encoded by the exons GGAAATGCGGAGGGCCAAGACAACACTGAAATTGATTTGAAAGATTATACAGCCACTGTTAGATATCTTGAGCAGCTACAAGAAACGAGCATCAAGACTTTCACAGCAGAACTTCAGAAAAGCGGTGCGGAAATTTTAGAGCAGAAGTCCAGTATGTACGAGTCTGGACGAGGCCTCTACGGACAAACGCCGGCAGGTTTGAAAATATGCAATCTGGAGGCGAGTGTAAGAGCATCGCGATTGCGGGGATACAGTCAATATAATTCATTTAATCAAGGAGAAATAGACTCCGGTGCTGAGGACGAGCCAAGGATGATTTCAGCCGTGTCAAAGAGAGCTGCTCAGTTCGAGTACCATTACGCGGATCACAAAACGCACAGTGGAATGTCCACAAAGGAAAGTGTCAACTTTATAAACGCCAACAACACGCAAAATGGATTTACGGCGAAAAATTCCGCAGGACCGTTCCCTCCAGCTGTTGTCAGCAACTGTTTATCGCCGTCACTTCAGAATTGCTCGACGTCGCTTGGAATGAATCCGTTAGCTGGCTTAACGGAGCTGGCAGAGAAGGCCAACTTCGTGTCTGAACTCTCGCAGAATGGCGTCGCTGTGTCTCGCTTTAGCTCTCAACCGAGCCGCGGTCAATTAAATGGCCAGGCCGTTCAGTACGGCTTCCCAGAAGCACCAAGAAGCCGAAGCTGGTCAGGTTCGACTCCTGAACCAGCAGCTAATTTCTTCAGTGGAAGACAGCAGGCGTTTCAAGGCGGCGACAACTTCTCGCCTTCGCTCTCGACGGGCAGCTCAGTGTTTTCAGACTCCGATCTTGGAAGCCCTTGTCCCCCGACAAGAGCGCGACAACATTTCTTTCCTCAAAGTGTTAACGAGTCAGATTCTGAGCTAAGAGATCTCAGCCCCACGACCGAAACAAATCCATTTGAGCGATCGAGTGGAGGGTTTTCAAACTACAGCCAAAGATCATTTGCAAATTACCGGCTTTGGAGTAACCAAGCTGAATCAGCCTCACCAAATGTCACTTTGGTGCCAAACCCGAGGGGTAAACTATCGCAGCTTTTCAAGTCTGGCAGTCGCACAAAATCAGAGGAAATTCTTAAAGATCATTTACAAAATTTCGGCAAGTTTTTGCCTTCGGAAGGAGGGAAAGAACAGGAGAAAACACCTCAAAATGACATCGAAGATAGCTGGAGTAGCGAAGAAGAAATCAAGGAGACGAAAAAGACAGCAGTGAAATCGAGCGCAAAGGAATCCAGCGCCAGTGCGAGCGAAGAGAACACATTATTCCCTTGTAAATGGATTGGATGTGATGGAGTTTATTCGGAAAGAGATGATTTGGTTCGGCATATCGAAAAGGTCCACATCGACCAGAGAAAAGCGGACGATTTGTATATTTGTTACTGGAAAGATTGCAGCAGGCAGAGACGAGCATTTAACGCGAG ATACAAGCTTGTTATACACATGAGAGTTCACTCTGGGGAGAAGCCAAATCGGTGTACG TTCCCAGGATGTAACAAGGCATTTTCGAGGCTGGAGAACCTAAAAATCCATATGAGATCCCATACTGGTGAGAAGCCATATCTTTGCCAGCATCTTGGCTGTCCAAAAGCTTTCAGCAATTCCTCAGATAGAGCAAAGCATCAAAGGACACATCAGGATACT AAACCATATGCTTGTCAAGTTCCAGGCTGTCCAAAAAGATACACAGATCCAAGTTCCCTAAGAAAGCACTTTAAACAGCATGCAAATGGAAAGATGCCTCAAGCAAATGCAAGTGGAAAG CCCAAACAGAAACCCAGAGGAAACAGGTCATCAAAGAGAGACCTCCTGAGTGCAGGAGTGACAAGACCCCTCTCTGAGTTCACTTACATTGATGAGTATCAGGCAAGAAAGCGGCAGAAGACATTAGACACTCTCAGACAAACAACAGAGAAGAAACTTGCCCTTGAACGTAGCTTTAGTCCTTTTGAAACTCAGAGGGCATGGTATGGAGAGGCACTCTATGGTCCATTCAGCCCACCCCCTTTGCAACCAGTAGCAAGGGCCAGCACACCGACACTTGAAGAGGAACAAGGCTCCTTTCGATACACCCAAATGTTGAGTACGATGGAAATACCAACCTTTGAAGACACTTTAAAACCTCTCACAAGTGGATATTCAACATGA
- the LOC137974324 gene encoding uncharacterized protein isoform X3: MYESGRGLYGQTPAGLKICNLEASVRASRLRGYSQYNSFNQGEIDSGAEDEPRMISAVSKRAAQFEYHYADHKTHSGMSTKESVNFINANNTQNGFTAKNSAGPFPPAVVSNCLSPSLQNCSTSLGMNPLAGLTELAEKANFVSELSQNGVAVSRFSSQPSRGQLNGQAVQYGFPEAPRSRSWSGSTPEPAANFFSGRQQAFQGGDNFSPSLSTGSSVFSDSDLGSPCPPTRARQHFFPQSVNESDSELRDLSPTTETNPFERSSGGFSNYSQRSFANYRLWSNQAESASPNVTLVPNPRGKLSQLFKSGSRTKSEEILKDHLQNFGKFLPSEGGKEQEKTPQNDIEDSWSSEEEIKETKKTAVKSSAKESSASASEENTLFPCKWIGCDGVYSERDDLVRHIEKVHIDQRKADDLYICYWKDCSRQRRAFNARYKLVIHMRVHSGEKPNRCTFPGCNKAFSRLENLKIHMRSHTGEKPYLCQHLGCPKAFSNSSDRAKHQRTHQDTKPYACQVPGCPKRYTDPSSLRKHFKQHANGKMPQANASGKPKQKPRGNRSSKRDLLSAGVTRPLSEFTYIDEYQARKRQKTLDTLRQTTEKKLALERSFSPFETQRAWYGEALYGPFSPPPLQPVARASTPTLEEEQGSFRYTQMLSTMEIPTFEDTLKPLTSGYST; encoded by the exons ATGTACGAGTCTGGACGAGGCCTCTACGGACAAACGCCGGCAGGTTTGAAAATATGCAATCTGGAGGCGAGTGTAAGAGCATCGCGATTGCGGGGATACAGTCAATATAATTCATTTAATCAAGGAGAAATAGACTCCGGTGCTGAGGACGAGCCAAGGATGATTTCAGCCGTGTCAAAGAGAGCTGCTCAGTTCGAGTACCATTACGCGGATCACAAAACGCACAGTGGAATGTCCACAAAGGAAAGTGTCAACTTTATAAACGCCAACAACACGCAAAATGGATTTACGGCGAAAAATTCCGCAGGACCGTTCCCTCCAGCTGTTGTCAGCAACTGTTTATCGCCGTCACTTCAGAATTGCTCGACGTCGCTTGGAATGAATCCGTTAGCTGGCTTAACGGAGCTGGCAGAGAAGGCCAACTTCGTGTCTGAACTCTCGCAGAATGGCGTCGCTGTGTCTCGCTTTAGCTCTCAACCGAGCCGCGGTCAATTAAATGGCCAGGCCGTTCAGTACGGCTTCCCAGAAGCACCAAGAAGCCGAAGCTGGTCAGGTTCGACTCCTGAACCAGCAGCTAATTTCTTCAGTGGAAGACAGCAGGCGTTTCAAGGCGGCGACAACTTCTCGCCTTCGCTCTCGACGGGCAGCTCAGTGTTTTCAGACTCCGATCTTGGAAGCCCTTGTCCCCCGACAAGAGCGCGACAACATTTCTTTCCTCAAAGTGTTAACGAGTCAGATTCTGAGCTAAGAGATCTCAGCCCCACGACCGAAACAAATCCATTTGAGCGATCGAGTGGAGGGTTTTCAAACTACAGCCAAAGATCATTTGCAAATTACCGGCTTTGGAGTAACCAAGCTGAATCAGCCTCACCAAATGTCACTTTGGTGCCAAACCCGAGGGGTAAACTATCGCAGCTTTTCAAGTCTGGCAGTCGCACAAAATCAGAGGAAATTCTTAAAGATCATTTACAAAATTTCGGCAAGTTTTTGCCTTCGGAAGGAGGGAAAGAACAGGAGAAAACACCTCAAAATGACATCGAAGATAGCTGGAGTAGCGAAGAAGAAATCAAGGAGACGAAAAAGACAGCAGTGAAATCGAGCGCAAAGGAATCCAGCGCCAGTGCGAGCGAAGAGAACACATTATTCCCTTGTAAATGGATTGGATGTGATGGAGTTTATTCGGAAAGAGATGATTTGGTTCGGCATATCGAAAAGGTCCACATCGACCAGAGAAAAGCGGACGATTTGTATATTTGTTACTGGAAAGATTGCAGCAGGCAGAGACGAGCATTTAACGCGAG ATACAAGCTTGTTATACACATGAGAGTTCACTCTGGGGAGAAGCCAAATCGGTGTACG TTCCCAGGATGTAACAAGGCATTTTCGAGGCTGGAGAACCTAAAAATCCATATGAGATCCCATACTGGTGAGAAGCCATATCTTTGCCAGCATCTTGGCTGTCCAAAAGCTTTCAGCAATTCCTCAGATAGAGCAAAGCATCAAAGGACACATCAGGATACT AAACCATATGCTTGTCAAGTTCCAGGCTGTCCAAAAAGATACACAGATCCAAGTTCCCTAAGAAAGCACTTTAAACAGCATGCAAATGGAAAGATGCCTCAAGCAAATGCAAGTGGAAAG CCCAAACAGAAACCCAGAGGAAACAGGTCATCAAAGAGAGACCTCCTGAGTGCAGGAGTGACAAGACCCCTCTCTGAGTTCACTTACATTGATGAGTATCAGGCAAGAAAGCGGCAGAAGACATTAGACACTCTCAGACAAACAACAGAGAAGAAACTTGCCCTTGAACGTAGCTTTAGTCCTTTTGAAACTCAGAGGGCATGGTATGGAGAGGCACTCTATGGTCCATTCAGCCCACCCCCTTTGCAACCAGTAGCAAGGGCCAGCACACCGACACTTGAAGAGGAACAAGGCTCCTTTCGATACACCCAAATGTTGAGTACGATGGAAATACCAACCTTTGAAGACACTTTAAAACCTCTCACAAGTGGATATTCAACATGA
- the LOC137974325 gene encoding leucine-rich repeat-containing protein 42-like: MPFDSFARDSFDNWNDVGVVYTRNKYGRVSSPPGYGLKEKNDLSGFKKSLFKGAKCSMSNDSKTFNPNSLFLICMDYVAKNVSMVESLEGFPGIIGEQLFHKVHENNGFYSNPRNLKLFSEAYGDLVLSHLSLTSRHILASNYLESLQLFVFVTELDVSHCRLGDSHDILSYMSHLQGLQKLSLKDNCLSDTGVKKLTLPQRLLKDGLGTLSVLDLSLNPKMSDNSIKYLVKINSLTALNLSGTGVTLTSGVPKLVDCTNLCLTPKVEIFKAENPFTVTKGWAVNLVNEWIKASIVKHHKEITKTNSDSAGGKRLNFYKSLTQSAVIKKPTEQRQSTVPSELPVIILSACGSKNNYKPQCSQSSAKQHFVQEKTSVRQVQPRKKLRLSEDCISSPNSFTVSADEALEANLVREYLNCDTNSKPVKKHISLLESLDCMS; encoded by the exons ATGCCGTTCGATAGCTTTGCGAGGGACTCCTTTGACAACTGGAATGACGTCGGCGTAGTGTATACACGAAACAAGTATGGTCGGGTGTCTTCGCCTCCAGGTTAcgggttaaaagagaaaaatgatctCTCTGGTTTCAAGAAAAGTTTATTCAAAG GAGCAAAATGCTCTATGAGCAATGATAGTAAGACTTTCAACCCAAACTCacttttcctcatttgcatgGATTATGTGGCTAAAAATGTGTCGATGGTCGAGTCTTTAGAGGGATTTCCTGGTATCATAGGAGAGCAGCTATTTCATAAAGTACACGAGAACAATGGCTTTTACTCCAATCCTAGGAATTTGAAGTTATTCTCTGAAGCTTATGGAGACTTGGTGTTGTCTCATCTTTCCCTAACTTCAAGACACATCCTAGCAAGCAATTACTTGGAGAGTTTGCAGCTGTTTGTGTTCGTCACAGAACTTGATGTTAGTCATTGTCGTCTTGGAGATTCACATGATATACTTTCTTACATGTCTCATTTGCAAGG GTTGCAAAAGCTGTCCCTCAAGGACAATTGTCTCTCTGATACTGGCGTTAAGAAGTTGACACTACCTCAACGTCTTTTGAAAGATGGACTTGGAACGCTATCTGTTTTGGATCTATCTCTGAATCCCAAGATGTCTGATAACAGCATAAAGTATCTTGTAAAAATAAATTCCTTGACTGCTCTTAATCTTTCTGGTACTGGAGTGACATTGACCTCTGGGGTGCCAAAACTTGTGGATTGCACAAACTTGTGCTTAACACCAAAG GTTGAAATCTTCAAAGCAGAAAATCCTTTTACTGTTACCAAAGGATGGGCTGTTAACTTGGTCAATGAATGGATAAAAGCATCCATAGTGAAACATCACAAAGAAATCACCAAGACGAACAGTGATTCAGCAGGAGGAAAGAGGCTAAACTTTTACAAGTCACTGACACAATCTGCAGTCATAAAGAAGCCAACAGAACAAAGGCAAAGCACCGTCCCAAGTGAACTTCCTGTGATTATTCTGAGTGCTTGTGGAagcaaaaataattataaaccACAATGTTCACAATCCAGCGCAAAACAGCATTTTGTGCAGGAAAAAACGTCTGTGAGACAAGTCCAACCCAGGAAGAAACTGAGACTGAGTGAGGACTGTATTTCTAGTCCTAACTCCTTTACTGTCAGTGCTGATGAAGCTCTAGAGGCTAATTTGGTCAGAGAATACTTGAATTGTGACACTAACTCCAAGCCTGTAAAGAAGCATATATCTTTGCTAGAATCACTGGATTGCATGAGTTAG